In the genome of Candidatus Scalindua japonica, one region contains:
- a CDS encoding superoxide dismutase yields MIALPELPFAKDALEPHISSKTLDFHYGKHHNAYVVNTNKLLENHALKDKTLEEIIKGTAGDPAQVGLFNNAAQVWNHTFYWNSIKPEAGGKPSGKIAERINDDLGGYDKFVETLQTAAVGQFGSGWAWLIENKNGKLEVMKTFNADTPLAHGLKPVLNLDVWEHAYYLDYQNRRPDYVTSIIENLLNWDFANSNI; encoded by the coding sequence ATGATTGCATTACCCGAATTACCATTTGCTAAAGACGCATTAGAACCGCATATCAGTTCAAAGACGCTGGATTTCCATTATGGAAAACATCATAACGCATATGTTGTAAATACCAATAAATTGCTGGAGAATCATGCGTTAAAAGACAAGACTCTGGAAGAGATCATAAAGGGTACTGCAGGTGATCCTGCACAGGTGGGGCTGTTCAACAATGCTGCACAGGTCTGGAACCATACTTTTTACTGGAACAGTATTAAGCCGGAAGCGGGCGGAAAACCATCAGGTAAAATAGCTGAAAGGATAAATGACGACCTGGGCGGATACGATAAATTTGTTGAAACTCTTCAAACTGCTGCAGTGGGTCAGTTTGGAAGCGGCTGGGCATGGCTGATTGAGAACAAAAACGGAAAACTTGAAGTAATGAAAACTTTCAATGCCGATACTCCTCTGGCACACGGATTGAAACCTGTGCTTAACCTGGATGTATGGGAACACGCGTACTATCTGGATTATCAGAACCGGAGGCCTGATTATGTTACAAGTATTATAGAAAATCTCTTAAATTGGGATTTTGCCAATTCAAATATTTAA
- a CDS encoding phosphoketolase family protein yields MKEPLSHDQLNLIHAYWRAANYLSVGQIYLYDNPLLKEPLKQEHVKPRLLGHWGTTPGLNFIYVHLNRIIREQDLSMIYIAGPGHGGPAMVANTYLEGTYSENYPNISQDEDGMKKLFKQFSFPGGISSHVAPETPGSIHEGGELGYALSHAFGAAFDNPGLIVACVVGDGEAETGPLATAWHSNKFLNPAQDGAVLPILHLNGYKIANPTILARIGKEELENLFIGYGYKPYFVEGSEPEAMHELMASTMDNIIDDIKSIQAHARSNGVMKRPHWPMIILRSPKGWTGPKEVDGKKTEDFWRSHQVPFSEMINRPDHVKLLEEWMNSYRPEELFDENGQLRPELAELAPRGERRMGANPHANGGLLLKSLKMPDFRDHAVEVPEPGQVMAEATRIMGRFLRDIMKRNMQDRNFRIFGPDETASNRLGDVFDVTDRTWMERTIPEDDHLAPDGRVMEILSEHTCQGWLEGYLLTGRHGLFSCYEAFIHIVDSMFNQHAKWLKVTSKEIPWRRPIASLNYLLTSHVWRQDHNGFSHQDPGFIDHVCNKKADTIRVYLPPDANTLLYITDKCLRSRDFINVIVAGKQPQQQWLEMDAAIKHCTYGIGIWEWASNDRGSEPDVVMACAGDIPTLETLAAVDLLRQQVPDLKIRVINVVDLMTLQPKEEHPHGLSDKNFDVLFTTDKPIIFAYHGYPWLIHRLTYRRTNHKNLHVRGYKEEGTTSTPFDMVVRNDLDRFHLVADVIDRVPKLGYIAAYTKQLIRDKIIEHKQYIAKYGIDMPEIRDWKWTWNEES; encoded by the coding sequence ATGAAGGAACCACTTTCTCATGATCAGTTAAATCTTATCCATGCATACTGGCGTGCGGCGAATTATCTTTCCGTTGGCCAAATCTATCTTTATGACAACCCTTTGTTAAAAGAACCTCTTAAACAGGAACATGTCAAACCCAGACTTCTGGGACACTGGGGCACAACTCCAGGACTTAATTTTATCTATGTCCATCTGAACCGTATAATCAGGGAACAGGATTTGAGTATGATCTATATTGCGGGGCCAGGTCACGGCGGCCCCGCTATGGTTGCAAATACCTATCTTGAAGGCACGTACAGCGAAAACTATCCCAACATTTCACAGGATGAGGATGGTATGAAGAAACTCTTTAAACAGTTTTCCTTCCCGGGTGGAATTTCCAGTCACGTGGCGCCGGAAACGCCCGGTTCTATTCATGAAGGGGGAGAACTTGGTTATGCCCTTTCCCATGCATTCGGAGCAGCTTTTGATAACCCAGGCCTGATCGTTGCATGTGTTGTCGGTGACGGTGAAGCGGAGACCGGTCCTCTCGCCACTGCCTGGCATTCAAACAAGTTCCTCAACCCCGCTCAGGACGGTGCTGTACTGCCTATTCTGCACTTGAACGGTTATAAAATAGCGAATCCGACGATCCTTGCGAGGATCGGAAAGGAAGAGCTTGAAAACCTGTTTATCGGATACGGGTATAAACCATACTTTGTCGAAGGTTCCGAACCGGAGGCGATGCATGAGTTGATGGCTTCAACCATGGATAATATTATTGATGATATAAAGTCGATCCAGGCCCATGCCCGTTCAAATGGTGTCATGAAAAGGCCCCATTGGCCGATGATCATACTGCGATCACCCAAAGGCTGGACAGGGCCAAAAGAAGTGGACGGAAAAAAGACAGAGGATTTCTGGAGATCACATCAGGTCCCTTTTTCTGAAATGATCAACAGGCCGGATCATGTAAAACTCCTTGAAGAGTGGATGAATAGTTATAGACCTGAAGAACTCTTTGACGAAAACGGACAACTCAGACCAGAACTTGCAGAGCTGGCTCCCCGTGGCGAAAGACGCATGGGCGCTAATCCTCATGCCAACGGAGGGCTTCTACTCAAAAGCCTGAAAATGCCTGACTTCAGGGACCATGCTGTGGAAGTGCCTGAGCCGGGCCAGGTTATGGCGGAGGCCACACGGATCATGGGCCGCTTTTTAAGGGACATTATGAAACGCAACATGCAGGACAGGAATTTCAGGATCTTCGGCCCGGATGAGACGGCATCTAACCGGCTTGGAGATGTTTTTGATGTAACAGACCGTACATGGATGGAAAGGACCATACCGGAAGATGACCACCTTGCTCCTGACGGCCGGGTTATGGAAATACTCAGTGAACATACTTGCCAGGGCTGGCTTGAAGGTTATCTGCTTACCGGACGTCATGGCCTGTTCTCCTGCTACGAAGCATTTATCCACATTGTAGACTCCATGTTTAACCAGCATGCCAAGTGGCTTAAAGTAACTTCAAAAGAGATCCCCTGGCGGCGCCCGATCGCGTCACTCAATTATCTTTTAACTTCACATGTCTGGCGTCAGGACCATAATGGATTCAGCCATCAAGACCCTGGCTTTATCGATCATGTCTGTAACAAGAAAGCGGATACCATTCGCGTATACCTTCCTCCTGATGCAAATACCTTATTATATATAACAGACAAATGCCTGCGTAGCCGTGATTTTATCAACGTGATTGTAGCGGGAAAACAACCGCAGCAGCAGTGGCTTGAGATGGATGCCGCGATCAAACATTGTACTTATGGAATCGGTATCTGGGAATGGGCGAGCAATGACAGGGGAAGTGAGCCGGATGTGGTAATGGCATGTGCCGGTGACATACCTACTCTGGAAACTCTTGCTGCCGTTGATCTGCTCCGTCAGCAAGTGCCTGACTTGAAAATACGGGTAATTAATGTTGTAGACCTCATGACTCTTCAACCGAAAGAAGAACATCCCCATGGACTATCAGACAAGAATTTTGATGTACTATTTACCACGGATAAACCTATTATCTTTGCATATCACGGATACCCATGGCTCATTCACCGATTAACTTACCGGCGGACAAATCACAAGAACCTCCATGTCAGAGGGTATAAGGAGGAAGGCACAACTTCAACTCCGTTTGACATGGTTGTTCGCAATGACCTTGATCGTTTCCACCTTGTGGCGGAC
- a CDS encoding TIGR00730 family Rossman fold protein, with amino-acid sequence MSTNEISITPGQRITKVIDDKDEKISSWRVFKIMGEFVSGYDFLNNYDLAVSIFGSARRGFKDEIYKEAQTLGYKLAKLGFAVITGGGPGIMEAANRGAHKAGGKSVGINIQLPAEQQVNPYVRETIGFSYFFVRKLMLSFASEVYIFFPGGFGTLDELFELLTLIQTKKSKRIPIILVNREYWTPLLNWIKNQVFKKNNAINKEDMDIYSLVDTADEAFLLIKKLADNK; translated from the coding sequence ATGAGCACAAATGAAATCTCAATTACTCCTGGACAGAGAATCACGAAGGTGATTGATGACAAAGATGAAAAGATATCATCCTGGCGGGTTTTTAAGATTATGGGTGAATTTGTCAGTGGTTATGATTTTTTGAACAATTATGATTTAGCGGTAAGCATTTTTGGCAGTGCCCGCCGTGGATTCAAAGATGAAATTTACAAAGAAGCACAAACACTTGGATACAAACTGGCCAAATTGGGTTTCGCAGTTATTACGGGGGGCGGGCCGGGAATTATGGAGGCTGCCAATAGAGGGGCGCACAAAGCCGGAGGAAAGTCTGTTGGAATCAATATACAATTGCCTGCCGAACAACAGGTAAATCCTTATGTCCGGGAAACCATTGGCTTTAGTTACTTCTTTGTCCGTAAGCTGATGTTATCGTTTGCTTCCGAAGTATATATTTTTTTCCCTGGCGGCTTTGGAACTCTCGATGAACTTTTTGAATTGTTAACACTGATTCAGACAAAAAAGAGTAAACGGATCCCAATTATTCTGGTAAACAGGGAGTATTGGACACCACTTTTAAACTGGATAAAGAATCAGGTATTTAAAAAGAATAATGCTATAAACAAAGAAGATATGGATATTTATAGTTTGGTGGATACAGCGGATGAGGCGTTTCTTTTGATTAAGAAATTGGCTGATAATAAGTAA
- a CDS encoding MBL fold metallo-hydrolase RNA specificity domain-containing protein, whose product MKITFVGATRIVTGSCFHIQTKKTHLLIDCGLFQGTREHEQKNAEPFPFKPSEVDYLLLTHAHLDHTGLIPKLVKEGFQGKILTTKATVELCNVMLLDSAHIHEREAEWENKKRMRAGKHLLQPLYTTDDATYSLQFFQGVDYNEIVDLENSVKVRFQDAGHILGSASLELWIKEENEEKKLVFSGDIGQKDLPIVKDPTPIEEADYVFTESTYGNRKHKSIDETEEEFRIAVSEALKRGGNVIIPAFAVGRTQNILYILKQLTKEGKLNNLKVFVDSPMAIQATNITLNHPECFDEETLELVREGKLSGRGLFLVFTETADESRQINKTKSGAIIISASGMCNAGRIRHHLKHNLWRPECSVIFVGYQAQGTLGRRIIEGAEEVKIFGEEISVKAKIYTIGGFSAHADQEGLIDWLSNFKKKPERIFVMHGEEETAVGFAETIKKQLHVDAYAPFCMEEMTV is encoded by the coding sequence ATGAAAATTACCTTTGTTGGTGCAACAAGAATCGTTACCGGTTCATGTTTCCATATCCAGACAAAAAAAACACATCTCCTTATTGATTGTGGGCTGTTCCAGGGAACCAGGGAGCATGAACAGAAGAATGCGGAGCCATTCCCGTTCAAACCATCTGAAGTAGACTATCTCTTGTTGACCCATGCCCACCTGGATCATACAGGACTAATTCCAAAGCTGGTAAAGGAAGGTTTTCAGGGGAAAATACTCACGACAAAAGCAACTGTTGAACTGTGCAATGTCATGCTCCTCGATTCAGCGCACATACATGAGCGTGAGGCGGAATGGGAAAACAAAAAACGGATGAGGGCGGGGAAGCATCTCCTGCAACCATTATATACGACGGATGATGCCACTTACAGCCTTCAATTTTTTCAAGGGGTTGATTACAATGAAATAGTGGATTTAGAGAATAGTGTTAAAGTAAGATTTCAGGATGCCGGTCATATTCTGGGATCTGCGAGTCTTGAATTATGGATAAAGGAAGAGAATGAAGAAAAAAAACTCGTTTTCTCCGGAGACATCGGACAGAAGGATCTTCCGATTGTCAAAGACCCTACACCCATAGAGGAAGCAGATTATGTATTTACTGAATCTACATATGGGAACAGAAAGCACAAAAGTATTGATGAAACAGAAGAAGAGTTCAGAATCGCAGTGTCAGAAGCATTAAAACGAGGGGGGAATGTGATCATCCCAGCCTTTGCGGTTGGAAGAACTCAGAATATTCTCTATATACTGAAACAATTAACGAAAGAAGGAAAACTCAACAATCTCAAAGTCTTTGTTGATAGTCCTATGGCAATTCAGGCGACCAACATAACCTTAAATCATCCGGAATGCTTTGATGAAGAAACCCTGGAACTTGTCAGGGAGGGAAAACTTTCCGGAAGAGGACTTTTCTTAGTGTTTACTGAGACTGCGGATGAATCAAGGCAAATCAATAAAACAAAGTCAGGGGCAATTATTATTTCTGCGAGTGGTATGTGTAACGCCGGAAGGATACGTCATCATTTAAAGCATAATTTGTGGCGTCCGGAATGCAGCGTCATATTCGTGGGGTATCAGGCTCAGGGTACTTTAGGAAGAAGGATAATAGAGGGGGCAGAAGAAGTGAAAATTTTTGGAGAGGAGATTTCGGTAAAGGCGAAAATTTATACCATTGGTGGTTTTTCTGCCCACGCAGACCAGGAAGGACTTATCGACTGGCTCAGTAATTTTAAAAAGAAGCCTGAGCGTATCTTTGTAATGCATGGTGAAGAGGAAACAGCAGTTGGTTTTGCCGAAACGATTAAAAAACAGTTGCATGTTGACGCCTACGCGCCATTTTGTATGGAGGAGATGACGGTATAA
- a CDS encoding cation-transporting P-type ATPase, whose translation MNKVPFNTSWHASEITDVLEQIESEPEGLTIEEAEKRLSRYGKNKLRPPKKQSPVIRFLLQFHNVLIYVLLAAGIITALLSHWVDAGVIFGVIIVNALIGFIQEGKAEKALDAIRSILSQQAFVLRDGKKVMIPADGVVPGDIVFLQSGDKVPADIRLIKTKELRIDEAALTGESMPVDKTVVPVIETAVIGDRKCMAFSATFVTYGQGTGVVVSTGDDTEIGRINMMLSNVKPLTTRLLRQIAEFGYLLTMAIGAMAIFTFVFGIMVRQYKFGEMFLAAVGMAVAAIPEGLPAIITITLAIGVKGMATRNAIIRRLPAVETLGSVTVICSDKTGTLTRNEMTVQTIATVSHLFDVSGVGYEPHGEFSLDGKNITLTEHPTLRELAQAALLCNDAELHAVENQWQMHGDPTEGALVSMGIKAGMEHANLKEMYPRTDVIPFESEHRFMATLHHDHSGHGFIYVKGAPEKVLMMCDKQRSSGVNEPINIKYWNNHIEEIAGRGQRVLAIASMPTDVNHRTLQFSDVNGGLSILGFIGIIDPPRTEAIKAVQLCKSAGIRVKMITGDHISTARSIGAKIGIGDGKTAISGTELDVMDDNQFRLAVQKADIFARVSPEHKLKLVQSLQANGEVVAMTGDGVNDAPALKRADVGIAMGIKGTDVAKESAEMVLTDDNFASITNAVEQGRTVYSNIKKSITFILPTNGGEAGIIIAAVLTGRLLPITPVQILWVNMITAVTLALSLAFEPPEAKIMQQSPRNPKEPILSPFLIWRILFVSAIMVMGTFGLFLWDRLHNVSIEYARTVSVNTLVMFEIFYLLNTRFLRTSVFTRKGFTGNRYIYIAIGAVIIAQLFFTYTPFMQHLFGVKGLKPVEWIYITIITFSVFVLVEIEKLILQKRERRKKKIPEQLLK comes from the coding sequence ATGAATAAAGTACCTTTTAATACATCCTGGCATGCATCGGAAATAACTGATGTTTTAGAACAGATTGAAAGTGAGCCCGAGGGGCTAACGATTGAAGAGGCAGAAAAGCGGCTGTCCCGATATGGTAAAAACAAGTTACGTCCGCCCAAAAAACAGAGTCCTGTCATTCGATTTCTATTACAGTTCCATAATGTACTCATTTATGTTCTGCTTGCCGCCGGCATAATAACAGCACTCCTCAGCCACTGGGTAGATGCGGGTGTGATTTTCGGCGTAATAATTGTAAATGCGCTTATTGGTTTTATACAGGAAGGTAAAGCAGAAAAAGCATTGGATGCGATACGATCCATACTTTCCCAGCAGGCATTTGTTCTTCGCGATGGTAAAAAAGTCATGATTCCTGCAGACGGTGTTGTTCCTGGTGATATCGTTTTTTTACAATCCGGAGATAAGGTTCCCGCAGACATTCGTTTGATTAAGACCAAAGAGTTGCGCATTGATGAAGCAGCGCTTACAGGAGAATCAATGCCGGTAGATAAAACAGTGGTACCGGTGATAGAAACTGCCGTAATAGGAGACAGGAAATGTATGGCTTTTTCCGCAACGTTTGTAACATATGGCCAGGGAACAGGCGTTGTGGTATCCACAGGTGATGATACAGAGATTGGACGTATCAATATGATGCTGTCCAACGTTAAGCCGCTTACCACACGGTTGCTCAGGCAGATTGCGGAATTCGGCTATCTGCTGACCATGGCAATCGGAGCAATGGCAATATTTACTTTTGTTTTTGGTATTATGGTACGGCAATACAAGTTTGGAGAGATGTTTCTTGCGGCTGTCGGTATGGCAGTGGCGGCAATACCTGAAGGTCTGCCTGCAATAATTACGATTACTCTGGCAATCGGGGTCAAGGGCATGGCAACTCGAAATGCCATCATTCGCCGTCTTCCTGCAGTTGAAACTCTCGGATCTGTGACGGTAATATGTTCTGATAAAACAGGCACTCTTACGCGCAACGAGATGACTGTTCAGACTATAGCCACTGTGAGTCATCTTTTCGACGTGAGCGGAGTGGGCTATGAACCACACGGTGAATTTTCCCTTGATGGCAAAAACATTACATTAACAGAGCATCCAACACTGAGAGAGTTGGCACAGGCCGCGTTGCTCTGCAATGATGCGGAACTCCATGCCGTTGAAAATCAATGGCAGATGCATGGTGATCCTACTGAGGGAGCGCTTGTGTCTATGGGAATAAAGGCTGGAATGGAACATGCAAACCTGAAAGAAATGTATCCGAGAACAGATGTGATTCCTTTTGAATCGGAACACCGTTTCATGGCGACTCTGCATCATGACCATTCCGGACATGGGTTTATTTATGTTAAGGGAGCGCCGGAAAAAGTTCTCATGATGTGCGACAAACAACGCTCTTCAGGAGTTAATGAGCCGATTAATATCAAATATTGGAACAACCATATCGAAGAAATAGCAGGCAGAGGACAGCGGGTTCTCGCAATAGCTTCCATGCCGACTGATGTTAATCACCGAACTCTTCAGTTTTCTGATGTGAATGGAGGTCTTAGTATTCTTGGTTTTATTGGTATAATTGACCCTCCAAGAACCGAAGCAATCAAAGCTGTACAGCTCTGTAAATCAGCGGGAATCAGGGTAAAGATGATTACGGGAGACCATATATCTACAGCACGCTCTATTGGTGCAAAAATTGGAATCGGAGATGGAAAGACGGCAATATCAGGAACCGAGCTGGATGTGATGGATGACAACCAGTTCCGTCTCGCTGTTCAGAAAGCAGATATATTCGCACGGGTAAGTCCTGAACACAAATTAAAGCTTGTACAATCACTACAGGCAAATGGAGAAGTCGTTGCAATGACTGGTGATGGGGTAAATGACGCACCTGCTCTCAAGCGAGCCGATGTAGGGATTGCCATGGGTATTAAAGGTACCGATGTTGCGAAGGAGTCGGCTGAGATGGTACTGACTGACGACAATTTCGCATCTATTACTAATGCTGTCGAACAAGGGCGCACGGTGTATAGCAATATCAAGAAGTCTATTACCTTTATCCTTCCGACCAATGGAGGTGAGGCGGGGATTATCATAGCAGCTGTTTTGACAGGCCGTCTTCTCCCGATTACGCCTGTTCAAATACTCTGGGTAAACATGATTACTGCAGTTACCCTGGCGTTGTCACTTGCATTTGAGCCTCCTGAGGCGAAGATAATGCAGCAATCGCCTCGAAATCCTAAAGAACCAATCCTCTCTCCGTTTTTAATCTGGAGAATTCTTTTTGTATCAGCAATAATGGTTATGGGCACCTTTGGCCTTTTTTTATGGGACAGGCTTCATAACGTGTCTATAGAATACGCCCGTACGGTATCGGTAAATACCCTGGTAATGTTTGAAATATTTTATCTGCTGAATACACGGTTTTTAAGAACCAGTGTTTTCACCAGAAAAGGATTCACAGGAAATCGTTATATTTATATCGCTATTGGCGCGGTAATTATCGCACAACTCTTTTTTACCTATACACCATTTATGCAACATCTCTTCGGAGTGAAAGGCCTCAAGCCGGTTGAGTGGATTTACATAACAATAATTACCTTTTCTGTATTCGTGCTGGTAGAGATTGAAAAACTCATATTGCAGAAAAGGGAACGACGCAAAAAGAAGATACCTGAACAATTGTTAAAATGA
- a CDS encoding citrate synthase — MNTKNASLTVGKSKKNLEFPVYKGSEGPEVIDITSLYKESGFFTYDPGFMSTASCESSITYVDGEKGVLRYRGYDIAQLARKSNFMEVCYLLLHGELPAKKEFNLFVSEIKNRSLVHEQLQFLYRGFPRFSHPMAIMCGAFASLSAFYHDSLNINDEEQRRIAALRMIAKTPTLAAMAYKYSRGKPFIYPKNELDYTANFLHMLFAVPSEEYKVNKVLAKAMDTIFILHADHEQNASTSTVRLAGSSGANPFACISAGIASLWGPAHGGANEAVIHMLEEIGDIKNIPKFIKRAKDKDDPFRLMGFGHRVYKNYDPRASVLKDTCHEVLTELDMQNNSLLKIAMKLEDIALTDKYFIKRKLYPNVDFYSGIIYKAMGIPSNLYTVLFAIARTAGWVAQWKEMIEDPKQKIGRPRQLYTGHKPRNYVPVGKRK; from the coding sequence GGTTCTGAAGGCCCTGAGGTAATCGACATAACATCATTGTATAAAGAGTCCGGTTTTTTTACCTATGATCCCGGTTTCATGTCAACTGCATCCTGTGAATCAAGTATAACATATGTTGATGGTGAAAAAGGTGTTCTGAGATATAGAGGTTATGATATTGCACAACTTGCCAGGAAAAGTAACTTTATGGAAGTTTGCTACTTATTATTACATGGGGAATTGCCGGCTAAAAAAGAATTTAACCTTTTTGTTTCAGAAATAAAGAACCGCTCTCTTGTTCATGAACAGCTGCAGTTTTTATACAGAGGTTTTCCACGGTTTTCACACCCTATGGCAATAATGTGTGGAGCATTTGCTTCTCTTTCAGCGTTTTATCATGACTCCTTGAATATTAATGATGAAGAACAGAGAAGGATAGCGGCACTAAGGATGATTGCAAAAACTCCCACACTTGCAGCGATGGCCTATAAATACTCGCGAGGAAAGCCATTTATATATCCAAAAAACGAACTTGATTATACCGCTAACTTTTTACATATGTTGTTTGCGGTACCATCTGAAGAGTATAAGGTTAATAAAGTTCTTGCAAAGGCAATGGATACGATTTTTATTTTACACGCTGATCATGAACAAAATGCTTCTACCTCTACGGTAAGACTCGCAGGCTCTTCCGGAGCAAACCCGTTTGCCTGTATCAGTGCAGGCATTGCTTCACTTTGGGGACCTGCTCATGGTGGCGCGAATGAAGCCGTAATCCATATGCTGGAGGAAATTGGTGATATAAAAAATATTCCAAAATTTATTAAAAGGGCTAAGGACAAGGATGATCCTTTTCGGCTTATGGGGTTTGGTCACAGGGTATATAAGAATTATGATCCAAGAGCCTCTGTGCTGAAGGATACCTGTCATGAGGTTCTCACCGAGCTTGACATGCAGAATAATTCATTACTGAAAATTGCTATGAAATTGGAAGATATCGCATTGACCGATAAATACTTTATTAAACGCAAACTGTATCCGAATGTGGACTTTTATTCAGGTATAATATACAAGGCAATGGGTATACCTTCAAATCTGTATACGGTTCTCTTTGCAATTGCAAGAACAGCCGGGTGGGTTGCCCAATGGAAAGAAATGATTGAAGATCCAAAACAAAAAATTGGACGTCCACGTCAACTGTATACAGGTCATAAACCAAGAAACTATGTTCCTGTCGGAAAGAGAAAATAG